A DNA window from Xanthomonas campestris pv. campestris str. ATCC 33913 contains the following coding sequences:
- a CDS encoding hypoxanthine-guanine phosphoribosyltransferase, which yields MSTLTISQALAQADLLVDRPAIDAAVATIADAIARDYAGEVPVYLTIMHGALPFSGQLALELGARGQDLQFDYLHATRYRGETTGGELVWKHRPATALFGRRVILVDDILDEGYTLQGVRQWCLEQGATDVRVAVLTVKRHDRCVPGVTADYVGVEVADRYVFGFGMDVNEQLRGIPAIYAMKQ from the coding sequence ATGTCCACGCTCACCATTTCCCAGGCCCTGGCCCAAGCCGATCTGCTGGTCGACCGCCCTGCCATCGACGCCGCCGTCGCCACCATCGCCGATGCGATCGCGCGCGACTACGCCGGCGAAGTGCCGGTGTATCTCACCATCATGCACGGCGCGCTGCCGTTCTCCGGCCAGTTGGCGCTGGAGCTGGGCGCGCGCGGACAGGACCTGCAGTTCGACTATCTGCACGCCACCCGCTACCGCGGCGAAACCACCGGCGGCGAGCTGGTCTGGAAGCACCGCCCCGCCACTGCGCTGTTCGGCCGCCGGGTGATCCTGGTCGACGACATCCTGGATGAGGGCTACACCCTGCAGGGCGTGCGCCAGTGGTGCCTGGAGCAGGGCGCCACCGATGTGCGCGTGGCGGTGTTGACCGTCAAGCGCCATGACCGCTGCGTGCCGGGCGTTACCGCCGACTACGTGGGCGTGGAAGTGGCCGACCGCTACGTGTTCGGCTTCGGCATGGACGTCAACGAGCAGCTGCGCGGCATTCCTGCCATCTATGCGATGAAGCAGTAA
- a CDS encoding S-methyl-5'-thioinosine phosphorylase, with translation MSSNSIALAVIGGTGVYKLAQLDQVQTHEVDTPYGAPSGPIRVGMLLGHRVAFLARHGEGHSLPPHKVNYRANIAALQQIGATRVLALNTVGGITDSFGPRVLACPDQLIDYTWGRISTFCEEAGSEVQHVDFGHPYSPMFRSKVIAAAKVTGVTLVAGGCYGATQGPRLETIAEIARMRRDGCDLVGMTGMPEAALAREKGLEYACLAIVANWAAGCGDAQEITMAEVLSNVDAASSGLPELIGELARG, from the coding sequence GTGTCTTCCAATTCCATCGCATTGGCCGTCATCGGCGGCACCGGCGTGTACAAGCTGGCCCAGCTCGACCAGGTGCAGACGCACGAGGTCGACACCCCATACGGCGCGCCGTCCGGCCCGATCCGCGTGGGCATGCTGCTCGGCCATCGCGTGGCATTTCTGGCCAGGCATGGCGAAGGTCATTCGCTGCCGCCGCACAAGGTCAACTACCGCGCAAACATCGCTGCGCTGCAGCAAATTGGTGCCACCCGCGTGCTGGCGCTCAACACTGTCGGCGGTATCACCGATTCCTTCGGCCCGCGTGTGCTGGCCTGCCCGGACCAGTTGATCGACTACACCTGGGGCCGCATCTCCACCTTTTGCGAGGAGGCCGGCAGCGAGGTGCAGCATGTGGACTTTGGCCACCCGTATTCGCCGATGTTCCGCAGCAAGGTGATCGCCGCGGCCAAGGTGACCGGCGTCACGCTGGTAGCGGGTGGATGCTATGGCGCCACCCAGGGGCCGCGATTGGAAACGATTGCAGAGATCGCGCGGATGCGTCGCGACGGCTGCGATCTGGTCGGCATGACCGGCATGCCCGAAGCAGCGCTGGCACGCGAAAAAGGCCTGGAATATGCGTGTTTGGCGATCGTGGCCAACTGGGCGGCGGGCTGTGGCGACGCGCAGGAAATCACCATGGCCGAGGTGCTGTCGAACGTGGATGCGGCCTCGTCCGGACTGCCGGAGCTGATTGGCGAACTTGCACGCGGGTGA
- a CDS encoding ligase-associated DNA damage response DEXH box helicase codes for MSPAPPQRGTPLQQWRAWFAQRGWAPLPFQRDVWKRYLDGESGLLHTPTGSGKTLAAFGGPLLEALAARGRTPPATAVARGRRQPQRSLQVLWITPLRALAADTARALREPVEALGLDWQVGLRTGDASARDKRLARSGKLDVLVTTPESLALLLSYPDTAPQLAALRCVIVDEWHELLGNKRGVLLQLCLARLRSWSPALRIWGLSATLGNLAQARDVLLPHQPDAALVSGVKPRAMTLETLLPETGERFPWAGHLGLAQLARVLHKLMEQRTSLVFTNTRAQAELWHQALSAVWPEDAATLALHHGSLDPALRTAAEHGLRDGSLRCVVATSSLDLGVDFPAVDQVLQVGSPKGIARLLQRAGRARHRPGESGHVVCVPSHALELLEYAAARRAIAQGQIETRPPPRLSLDVLAQHCVTLALGGGFQADALLREVRGTDAFATLDEATWQAVLDFIVQGGSALAHYPDFHKVVRDDAGIYRVTDRRVALRHRLSIGTITSDGSVRVQFLRGGRLGAVEEQFVGRLKRGDRFQFAGRLLELVRLEDMTAYVRIAKGGSGVVPKWMGGRMPLSSALGREVEAVFADPGDAPEMHTLAPLLQLQSSLSALPGPGHLLVETIKARDGRHLFVYPFAGRQVNEGLAALLAARWGRRQRNTFSFAANDYGFVLSPAQDVPVDAALLQELLSPARLFEDLRDSLNLGELARRQFREIARVAGLLSPSLPGRAPRSLRQLQASSGLLYDVLQRFDPEHLLLAQAEREVFEGQLEFARLASALEDCAARVLRLCTPRSLTPLSFPLWAERVRGQLSTEDWKARVLRAAAQLERKHGR; via the coding sequence GTGAGCCCGGCACCGCCACAGCGCGGCACGCCGTTGCAGCAATGGCGGGCCTGGTTTGCGCAGCGCGGCTGGGCGCCATTGCCGTTTCAACGCGATGTCTGGAAGCGCTATCTGGATGGCGAATCCGGCCTGCTGCACACCCCAACCGGCAGCGGCAAGACCCTGGCGGCATTTGGCGGCCCGCTGCTGGAAGCGCTGGCCGCACGCGGACGCACACCGCCGGCCACGGCGGTGGCACGTGGCCGGCGGCAGCCGCAGCGTAGCCTGCAGGTGCTGTGGATCACCCCGCTGCGCGCACTCGCTGCCGATACCGCGCGTGCCCTGCGCGAACCGGTGGAGGCCTTGGGCCTGGATTGGCAGGTGGGCCTGCGCACCGGCGACGCCAGCGCGCGCGACAAACGCCTGGCCCGCAGCGGCAAGCTCGATGTCCTGGTCACTACGCCCGAATCGCTGGCCTTGCTGCTGTCGTATCCGGATACCGCGCCGCAGTTGGCGGCGCTGCGCTGCGTGATCGTCGACGAGTGGCACGAGCTGCTCGGCAACAAGCGCGGCGTGCTGTTGCAACTGTGCCTGGCGCGCCTGCGCAGTTGGTCACCGGCGCTGCGCATCTGGGGGTTGTCGGCCACGCTGGGCAACCTGGCGCAGGCACGCGATGTGCTGCTGCCGCATCAACCGGACGCGGCCTTGGTGTCGGGGGTCAAGCCACGCGCCATGACCCTGGAAACGCTGCTGCCCGAGACCGGCGAGCGCTTCCCGTGGGCCGGCCATCTCGGTCTGGCGCAACTGGCGCGCGTGCTGCACAAACTGATGGAACAACGCACCAGCCTGGTGTTCACCAACACGCGCGCGCAGGCCGAACTCTGGCACCAGGCGCTGAGCGCAGTGTGGCCGGAGGATGCGGCCACACTGGCGCTGCACCATGGCTCGCTGGATCCGGCGCTGCGCACCGCGGCCGAACACGGCCTGCGCGATGGCAGCCTGCGTTGCGTGGTGGCCACCTCCAGCCTGGACCTGGGCGTGGACTTTCCGGCGGTGGATCAGGTGCTGCAAGTCGGCAGCCCCAAGGGCATCGCACGCCTGCTGCAACGCGCCGGCCGTGCACGGCACCGCCCGGGCGAATCCGGCCATGTGGTGTGCGTGCCCTCGCATGCGCTGGAATTGCTGGAATATGCGGCTGCGCGGCGCGCGATTGCACAGGGGCAGATCGAGACACGCCCGCCACCGCGGCTTTCATTGGACGTGCTAGCCCAGCATTGCGTGACCCTGGCACTGGGCGGCGGTTTCCAGGCCGATGCGTTGTTGCGCGAAGTCCGCGGTACCGATGCCTTCGCCACACTCGATGAGGCCACCTGGCAGGCCGTGCTCGACTTCATCGTGCAAGGCGGCAGCGCGCTCGCGCACTACCCCGATTTCCACAAGGTGGTGCGCGACGACGCCGGCATCTACCGCGTCACCGACCGGCGCGTGGCGCTGCGGCATCGCCTGTCGATCGGCACCATCACCAGCGATGGCAGCGTGCGCGTGCAGTTCCTGCGCGGCGGCCGGCTGGGCGCGGTGGAAGAACAGTTCGTCGGTCGCCTCAAGCGCGGCGACCGCTTCCAGTTCGCCGGGCGCTTGCTGGAACTGGTGCGGCTGGAAGACATGACCGCCTACGTGCGCATCGCCAAGGGCGGCAGCGGAGTAGTGCCCAAGTGGATGGGCGGGAGGATGCCGTTGTCCTCGGCGTTGGGGCGCGAGGTGGAGGCGGTGTTCGCCGATCCCGGCGACGCGCCGGAAATGCACACCCTGGCGCCGTTGCTGCAGTTGCAGTCCAGCCTGTCCGCACTGCCCGGCCCCGGCCATCTGCTGGTGGAAACCATCAAGGCGCGCGATGGCCGCCACCTGTTCGTGTACCCGTTCGCAGGCCGCCAGGTCAACGAAGGTCTGGCCGCATTGCTGGCTGCGCGCTGGGGCCGGCGGCAGCGCAACACCTTCAGCTTTGCAGCCAACGATTACGGGTTTGTGCTGTCGCCAGCGCAGGACGTGCCGGTGGATGCCGCGCTGCTGCAGGAATTGCTGTCGCCGGCACGGCTGTTCGAGGACCTGCGCGACAGCCTCAATCTGGGCGAGCTGGCACGCCGGCAGTTTCGCGAGATTGCGCGCGTCGCCGGGCTGCTCTCGCCATCGCTGCCTGGGCGTGCGCCGCGCAGCCTGCGCCAGCTGCAGGCCTCCAGTGGCCTGTTGTACGACGTGCTGCAGCGCTTCGACCCGGAACACCTGCTGCTGGCCCAGGCCGAGCGCGAAGTCTTCGAAGGCCAGCTGGAATTCGCGCGCCTGGCCAGTGCGCTGGAAGACTGCGCAGCGCGCGTCTTGCGCCTGTGCACGCCGCGCAGCCTGACGCCGCTGTCGTTTCCGCTGTGGGCCGAGCGCGTGCGTGGGCAACTCAGTACCGAAGACTGGAAAGCACGCGTGCTGCGTGCAGCCGCGCAACTGGAACGCAAGCATGGCCGATAG
- a CDS encoding ATP-dependent DNA ligase, with product MKRFAALYRTLDRSTGTLDKRAALVAYFRAAPPLDAAWALYLLAGGKVASARMRIAASGELREWIAEAAGIADWLVADSYDHVGDLAETLALLLDDPASEAVDVSLAEWIEQRLLPIANQDVAVRKHCIVQAWRTLAFDERLVFNKLLTGALRVGVSQRLVQQALAELSGVDIARIAQRMLGSWRPHATYVADLLTHEALPGDRQQPYPFFLASPLEADVESLGAIDDWLLEWKWDGIRLQLLRRAGEAALWSRGEERLDGRFPEIEQAAMGLPDGTVIDGELLAWQPEQLLPMPFTALQTRIQRLKPGPKTLAAAPARVVAYDLLELDGEDLRERPLHARRALLERVLATLADPRIIASPLVHSTDWQAAAQVRLDARARGVEGLMLKRARSPYQSGRRRGDWWKWKIDPLTIDAVLLYAQAGHGRRSTLYTDYTFGLWHDGALVPIAKAYSGLDDTEILQLDRWIRANTTERFGPVRAVTPHHVFELGFEGVNRSTRHKSGIAVRFPRILRWRHDKPFAEADHLSSLQALAR from the coding sequence GTGAAGCGGTTTGCGGCGCTGTACCGCACCCTGGACCGCAGCACCGGCACGCTCGACAAGCGCGCCGCCTTGGTGGCGTATTTCCGCGCAGCGCCGCCGCTGGATGCGGCCTGGGCGCTGTATCTGTTGGCGGGTGGCAAGGTGGCCAGTGCGCGCATGCGCATCGCCGCCAGCGGCGAGTTGCGCGAGTGGATCGCCGAGGCCGCCGGGATCGCCGACTGGCTGGTAGCCGACAGCTACGATCACGTGGGCGATCTGGCCGAAACACTGGCATTGCTGCTGGATGATCCAGCCAGCGAGGCGGTGGATGTGTCACTGGCCGAGTGGATTGAACAACGCCTGCTGCCGATCGCCAATCAAGACGTGGCGGTGCGCAAGCACTGCATCGTGCAGGCGTGGCGCACGCTGGCCTTCGACGAACGCCTGGTCTTCAACAAGTTGCTGACCGGCGCCCTGCGCGTGGGTGTGTCGCAACGGTTGGTGCAGCAGGCGCTGGCAGAACTGTCGGGCGTGGATATCGCACGCATTGCCCAGCGCATGCTCGGCAGCTGGCGCCCGCATGCCACGTATGTGGCCGACCTGCTCACGCATGAGGCGCTGCCCGGCGACCGCCAGCAGCCCTACCCGTTTTTTCTGGCATCGCCGCTGGAGGCCGATGTCGAGAGCCTGGGCGCCATCGACGACTGGCTGCTGGAATGGAAGTGGGATGGCATCCGGCTGCAGCTGTTGCGTCGTGCGGGTGAAGCGGCGCTGTGGTCGCGTGGCGAAGAACGCCTGGATGGCCGCTTTCCAGAGATCGAGCAGGCTGCCATGGGCTTGCCAGACGGCACCGTGATCGACGGCGAGCTGCTGGCCTGGCAACCAGAGCAACTGTTGCCGATGCCGTTCACCGCGCTGCAGACGCGTATCCAGCGGCTCAAGCCCGGGCCCAAGACGCTGGCGGCGGCGCCAGCGCGCGTGGTCGCCTACGACCTGCTCGAACTGGACGGCGAAGACCTGCGCGAGCGCCCGCTGCACGCACGCCGCGCACTACTGGAGCGCGTGCTCGCCACCCTCGCCGACCCACGCATCATCGCCTCGCCGCTGGTGCACTCCACCGATTGGCAGGCCGCCGCGCAAGTGCGATTGGATGCACGTGCGCGCGGCGTTGAAGGGCTGATGCTCAAGCGCGCGCGTTCGCCCTACCAATCCGGCCGCCGCCGTGGCGACTGGTGGAAGTGGAAGATCGACCCACTGACCATCGATGCGGTGTTGCTGTACGCACAGGCCGGCCATGGCCGGCGCAGCACGCTGTACACCGACTACACCTTCGGGCTCTGGCACGACGGCGCGCTGGTGCCCATCGCCAAGGCGTATTCGGGCCTGGACGATACCGAGATCCTGCAACTGGATCGCTGGATCCGCGCCAACACCACCGAGCGCTTCGGGCCGGTGCGCGCGGTCACGCCGCACCATGTGTTCGAACTGGGCTTTGAAGGCGTGAATCGCAGCACGCGGCACAAGTCCGGCATTGCGGTGCGCTTCCCGCGCATCCTGCGCTGGCGCCATGACAAACCCTTCGCCGAGGCCGACCACCTGAGCAGCCTGCAGGCACTGGCGCGGTGA
- the pdeM gene encoding ligase-associated DNA damage response endonuclease PdeM: MADSVHLTLAGEPVELLGERALYRPAQRALLIADLHLGKADVFRRAGIGLPAGGTEHDLERLDALLASRPVDALWILGDLLHGPAPRAAWHRRWSAWRERHCALQVIAIRGNHDRALAGADLHIEAAGEQVEDGPFLLRHDPLPHPSRHVLCGHLHPLAALPGLSRRWPAFWLRDGVTILPAFSHFTAGIVPTLVEGERLVACVEGDAMALPVR; this comes from the coding sequence ATGGCCGATAGCGTGCACCTCACTCTGGCAGGCGAGCCGGTAGAGCTGCTCGGCGAGCGTGCGCTGTATCGGCCCGCGCAGCGCGCATTGCTGATCGCCGATCTGCATCTGGGCAAGGCCGATGTGTTCCGGCGTGCCGGCATCGGCTTGCCTGCGGGCGGCACCGAACACGATCTGGAGCGGCTGGACGCGTTGCTGGCATCGCGCCCGGTGGACGCGCTCTGGATTCTGGGCGACCTGCTGCATGGGCCGGCACCGCGCGCGGCCTGGCACCGCCGCTGGAGCGCCTGGCGCGAGCGCCATTGCGCCCTGCAGGTGATTGCAATCCGCGGCAATCACGACCGCGCATTGGCAGGGGCCGATCTGCACATCGAAGCGGCCGGCGAACAGGTGGAAGATGGCCCGTTCCTGCTGCGCCATGACCCGCTCCCGCATCCCAGCCGCCACGTGCTGTGCGGCCACCTGCATCCGTTGGCGGCGCTGCCCGGCCTGTCGCGCCGCTGGCCAGCATTCTGGTTGCGCGACGGCGTGACCATCCTGCCGGCGTTCTCGCACTTCACTGCCGGCATCGTGCCGACCCTGGTCGAAGGCGAACGCCTGGTTGCCTGCGTCGAGGGCGATGCGATGGCGCTGCCGGTCCGGTGA
- the cspE gene encoding transcription antiterminator/RNA stability regulator CspE, translating to MPNGTVKWFNDAKGFGFISPEDGSADVFAHFSAINSKGFRSLQEGQRVSYDVTQGPKGAQASNITPVE from the coding sequence ATGCCGAACGGTACCGTCAAGTGGTTCAACGACGCCAAGGGATTTGGCTTCATCTCACCGGAAGACGGCAGCGCCGATGTCTTCGCGCACTTCTCCGCGATCAACTCCAAGGGCTTCCGCAGCCTGCAGGAAGGCCAGCGCGTCAGTTATGACGTGACCCAGGGCCCCAAGGGTGCCCAGGCTTCGAACATCACGCCGGTTGAGTGA
- a CDS encoding FAD-dependent oxidoreductase, which yields MQQTLRIAVVGYGTAGQALAVLLGADGHRLDVFERAPAPGPVGAGFLLQPSGLQVLWKMGLLEQALQHGAPVRRLYGETPCGRAVMDMRYRDLDARLMGLGMQRGALFALLRDAWPEYANLHIGTQITAIDHDGVRVQDQRGQWHGPYDLIIAADGSASTLRAQAQGTQLDRVYPWGALWCLLPREDWPYVDELRQRYIGARKMIGLLPVGTRPGDDTPRLSFFWSLPCSDFAAWETRGMDAWREEVAQMWPDALARLQTVQVHGALARASYRDAVVSRWHRGRFALAGDAAHAMSPQLGQGVNMALLDALAMRDALRAGADLDAALQGYQRERQAHVAIYHRWSRWLTPLFQSERDVWARGRDLLLQPMGRVPGGRGHMLRVLSGTQHGWFGKLALDPAFVDALAQPVPVPSSSNAGDGMAA from the coding sequence ATGCAGCAGACATTGCGAATTGCGGTAGTGGGATACGGCACGGCGGGGCAGGCACTGGCCGTGCTGCTCGGTGCCGATGGGCATCGCCTGGACGTGTTCGAGCGCGCGCCCGCGCCCGGGCCGGTTGGTGCGGGATTTCTGTTGCAGCCGAGCGGGCTGCAGGTGCTGTGGAAGATGGGGCTGCTGGAGCAGGCCTTGCAGCACGGTGCACCGGTGCGGCGGCTGTATGGCGAGACGCCCTGCGGGCGTGCGGTGATGGACATGCGCTACCGCGACCTGGATGCGCGCCTGATGGGCCTGGGCATGCAGCGCGGCGCGTTGTTCGCGTTGCTGCGCGATGCCTGGCCCGAGTACGCCAACCTGCACATCGGCACGCAGATCACTGCGATCGATCATGACGGCGTGCGTGTGCAGGACCAGCGCGGGCAATGGCATGGCCCCTACGATCTGATCATCGCCGCCGATGGCTCGGCATCGACCTTGCGCGCACAGGCCCAGGGCACCCAGCTGGATCGGGTGTATCCATGGGGCGCGCTGTGGTGTTTGTTGCCGCGCGAAGACTGGCCGTACGTGGACGAGTTGCGGCAGCGCTACATCGGCGCACGCAAGATGATCGGGCTGCTGCCGGTTGGCACGCGGCCGGGCGATGACACGCCGCGGCTGAGCTTTTTCTGGAGCCTGCCCTGCAGCGATTTCGCTGCATGGGAAACCCGCGGCATGGACGCCTGGCGCGAAGAAGTGGCGCAGATGTGGCCGGACGCGCTTGCGCGCCTGCAGACCGTGCAGGTGCATGGCGCCTTGGCGCGCGCCAGCTACCGCGACGCGGTGGTGTCGCGCTGGCACCGCGGCCGCTTTGCGCTGGCCGGCGATGCCGCGCACGCGATGAGCCCGCAGCTGGGGCAGGGCGTGAACATGGCGCTGCTGGATGCACTGGCGATGCGCGATGCCTTGCGCGCCGGCGCGGATCTGGATGCCGCATTGCAGGGCTACCAACGCGAACGCCAGGCGCATGTGGCGATCTATCACCGCTGGAGTCGCTGGCTCACGCCGCTGTTCCAGTCCGAGCGCGATGTGTGGGCGCGCGGACGCGATCTGTTGCTGCAGCCGATGGGCCGCGTGCCGGGTGGGCGCGGCCACATGCTGCGCGTGCTCAGCGGCACCCAGCACGGCTGGTTCGGCAAGCTCGCGCTGGACCCGGCGTTCGTCGATGCATTGGCGCAACCGGTGCCGGTGCCAAGTTCGAGTAATGCAGGAGATGGCATGGCTGCGTAG
- a CDS encoding cryptochrome/photolyase family protein has translation MREHDAGGADTGAEPQRWVPAHTLRLVLGDQLNPLHSWFVTPNASVVYVLMEVRAETDYVLHHAQKILAIFAAMRAFAARLRQAGHRVRYVSIDTPSNRQSITANLEALMVHYRAKWLEYQAPDEWRLDELLEQWCAAQPFASRMVGSEHFLTEREDVAGCFDARAAWRMEVFYRHMRRRHRILLDHAGAPEGGRWNFDHDNRAPWPGDPPAPADWRMTHDHAALWQTIEAAGVRSFGAPQADALPWPLHRDEALQQLDDFITHALPHFGRYEDAMSTRSPRLFHSLLSFALNVKMLHPAEVIARAEAAWRDGHAPLASVEGFIRQILGWREYVRGVYWSQMPGYAQSNQLGQHAPLPHWFWDGQIGMRCLADAIGNSLNNAHAHHIQRLMVIGNFALLAGLDPQALHRWYLGVYIDAFEWVELPNTVGMSQFADGGFLGSKPYISGAAYIDRMSDYCTGCAYQRRQRVGPRACPYNALYWDFLARQRALLGSNERLALPYRQLDDMAPEALAQLQAQAEHWRAHLEVL, from the coding sequence ATGCGTGAACACGATGCAGGCGGTGCAGACACGGGCGCCGAACCGCAGCGCTGGGTGCCGGCGCATACGCTGCGCCTGGTGCTGGGCGACCAGCTCAATCCGCTGCATAGCTGGTTCGTGACGCCCAACGCCAGTGTGGTCTACGTGCTGATGGAGGTGCGCGCGGAAACCGACTACGTATTGCATCACGCGCAAAAGATCCTGGCGATTTTCGCGGCGATGCGCGCCTTCGCCGCACGCTTGCGGCAGGCCGGGCACCGCGTGCGTTACGTCAGCATCGACACGCCCAGCAATCGGCAGTCGATCACCGCCAATCTGGAAGCGTTGATGGTGCACTACCGCGCCAAGTGGCTGGAATACCAGGCGCCGGACGAGTGGCGCCTGGATGAACTGCTGGAGCAGTGGTGCGCAGCCCAGCCGTTCGCCAGCCGCATGGTGGGCAGCGAACATTTCCTGACCGAGCGCGAGGACGTAGCCGGGTGCTTCGATGCGCGTGCGGCCTGGCGCATGGAGGTGTTCTATCGCCACATGCGGCGACGGCATCGCATCCTGCTGGACCACGCGGGCGCACCGGAAGGCGGGCGTTGGAACTTCGACCATGACAATCGCGCGCCGTGGCCGGGCGACCCGCCGGCACCGGCGGACTGGCGCATGACCCACGACCATGCCGCGCTCTGGCAGACCATCGAAGCAGCTGGCGTGCGCAGTTTCGGTGCGCCGCAGGCCGATGCCTTGCCGTGGCCGCTGCACCGCGACGAAGCGCTGCAGCAGCTGGACGACTTCATCACGCACGCGCTGCCGCACTTCGGCCGCTACGAAGATGCGATGAGCACGCGCAGCCCGCGGCTGTTTCATTCGCTGCTGTCGTTCGCACTGAACGTCAAGATGTTGCACCCGGCCGAAGTGATTGCACGTGCCGAGGCGGCGTGGCGCGACGGGCACGCGCCGCTGGCGTCGGTGGAAGGCTTCATCCGCCAGATCCTGGGCTGGCGCGAGTATGTGCGCGGTGTGTACTGGTCGCAGATGCCCGGTTACGCGCAATCCAATCAGCTGGGCCAGCACGCGCCGCTGCCACACTGGTTCTGGGATGGGCAGATCGGCATGCGTTGCCTGGCCGATGCGATCGGCAATTCGTTGAATAACGCGCATGCCCACCACATCCAGCGGCTGATGGTGATCGGCAACTTTGCGTTGTTGGCGGGGCTGGATCCGCAGGCCCTGCATCGCTGGTATCTGGGCGTCTACATCGATGCGTTCGAGTGGGTGGAGTTGCCCAATACGGTTGGCATGAGTCAGTTCGCCGACGGCGGCTTTCTCGGCAGCAAGCCCTATATCAGCGGCGCGGCGTATATCGATCGTATGAGCGACTACTGCACTGGCTGCGCCTATCAGCGCAGGCAGCGGGTGGGCCCGCGCGCATGCCCGTACAACGCGCTGTACTGGGATTTTCTGGCCCGCCAGCGCGCGCTGTTGGGAAGCAATGAGCGGCTGGCGTTGCCGTACCGGCAACTGGACGACATGGCGCCGGAGGCGCTGGCGCAGCTGCAGGCGCAGGCGGAGCATTGGCGCGCGCACTTGGAGGTGCTGTAG
- the nagZ gene encoding beta-N-acetylhexosaminidase, whose amino-acid sequence MLLIGVAGTELSAQERDWLQHDAVAGVVLFKRNFASRTQVAELSAAIRAAAPRPQLICVDQEGGRVQRFREGYSALAPLQSFGALYATDPEGALAQARAHAQLMASEVRASGVDLSFAPVVDLARGNRAIGDRAFSDDPQVVASFTRAYVQALHAAGMGATLKHFPGHGTVLEDTHVDHASDPRPLDVLLAEDLVPFVAGIDAGADAVMMAHVVYPQVAPEPAGYASRWIEQILRGQLGFRGVVFSDDIGMAASFSAGGVAGRVHAHLDAGCDVVLVCHPELVAESLQAVAGRTLNTAALIGLIGRGALGWDGLLADAPTTSLSASFGTLA is encoded by the coding sequence ATGCTTCTGATCGGCGTTGCCGGTACCGAACTCAGCGCACAGGAACGCGACTGGCTGCAGCACGACGCCGTCGCCGGCGTGGTGCTGTTCAAGCGCAACTTCGCCTCGCGCACGCAGGTGGCCGAGTTGTCGGCCGCCATCCGCGCCGCGGCGCCGCGCCCGCAATTGATCTGCGTGGACCAGGAAGGCGGCCGGGTGCAGCGCTTTCGCGAGGGTTACAGCGCCTTGGCGCCGCTGCAGAGCTTTGGCGCGCTGTATGCCACCGACCCGGAAGGCGCGCTTGCCCAGGCCCGCGCGCATGCGCAGCTGATGGCCAGCGAAGTGCGCGCCAGTGGTGTTGATCTCAGTTTTGCCCCGGTGGTGGACCTGGCACGCGGCAACCGCGCCATCGGCGACCGCGCCTTCAGCGACGACCCGCAGGTGGTGGCCAGCTTCACCCGTGCCTACGTGCAGGCGCTGCACGCCGCCGGCATGGGCGCCACGCTCAAGCATTTCCCCGGCCACGGCACCGTGCTGGAAGACACCCATGTCGACCACGCCAGCGACCCACGGCCGCTGGACGTCCTGCTGGCCGAGGACCTGGTGCCGTTCGTGGCCGGGATCGACGCCGGTGCCGACGCGGTGATGATGGCCCACGTGGTCTACCCGCAGGTGGCGCCGGAGCCGGCCGGCTACGCGTCGCGCTGGATCGAGCAGATCCTGCGCGGGCAACTGGGCTTCCGTGGCGTGGTCTTCTCCGACGACATCGGCATGGCCGCCTCGTTCAGTGCTGGCGGCGTCGCCGGACGGGTGCACGCGCACCTGGATGCCGGCTGCGACGTGGTGCTGGTCTGTCACCCCGAACTGGTCGCCGAGTCCTTGCAGGCGGTGGCCGGCCGTACGCTCAACACTGCCGCACTGATCGGCCTGATCGGCCGCGGCGCGCTGGGCTGGGATGGCCTGCTCGCCGATGCTCCCACCACCTCCCTTTCCGCCTCTTTCGGAACACTTGCCTGA